One genomic segment of Micromonospora sp. WMMC415 includes these proteins:
- a CDS encoding dihydrodipicolinate synthase family protein has translation MTSSTTAPPHAEGVLSALLTPYGADGKPDETALAVLIDFQISRGVDGLFILGTSGEGLLLSADERKAFTETALKIVSSRVPVVVHCGAVDTATAAELARHAAGCGANAIASLPPLFFPYTPESQLEHFTRVAQAAPDCAHYVYDNPDRTGYALGPDLVIKMIREIPNLCGLKDTGDSLARITTYLSQPDPPVVYTGNNVLLLGALTMGAAGAVSTLANVVPELFAAIVAAHRQERLAEARDLQLTVARLQAATAGLPYIASAKHLLDRRGLPGGAPRSPLPALSPEHRATLDARLAADPALLTWLRPVD, from the coding sequence ATGACCAGCAGCACGACAGCGCCACCGCACGCCGAGGGCGTTCTCTCCGCCCTCCTGACGCCATACGGCGCCGATGGCAAGCCGGATGAGACCGCACTGGCCGTTCTGATCGACTTCCAGATCAGCCGCGGCGTCGACGGCCTGTTCATCCTCGGCACCTCGGGGGAGGGGCTTCTGCTCTCGGCGGATGAACGCAAGGCATTCACCGAGACGGCGCTCAAGATCGTCTCGTCCCGGGTGCCCGTCGTCGTGCACTGCGGTGCCGTGGACACCGCAACGGCGGCGGAGCTAGCCCGCCACGCGGCCGGATGCGGAGCCAACGCGATCGCGTCGCTACCGCCGCTGTTCTTCCCGTACACGCCGGAGTCCCAGCTCGAGCATTTCACCCGCGTCGCGCAGGCCGCGCCGGACTGCGCCCACTACGTGTACGACAACCCGGACCGGACCGGCTACGCACTGGGCCCGGACCTCGTGATCAAAATGATTCGCGAGATCCCCAACCTGTGCGGGCTCAAGGACACCGGGGACTCGCTCGCCCGGATCACCACCTACCTGTCCCAGCCCGATCCGCCGGTCGTGTACACCGGAAACAACGTCCTGCTGCTGGGAGCCCTGACGATGGGCGCCGCGGGCGCGGTGTCCACATTGGCCAACGTGGTCCCCGAACTGTTCGCGGCCATCGTCGCGGCGCACCGCCAGGAACGCCTCGCCGAAGCCCGGGACCTGCAGCTCACCGTCGCGCGGTTGCAGGCCGCGACGGCCGGGCTGCCCTACATCGCGTCCGCGAAGCACCTGCTTGACCGGCGTGGGCTACCCGGCGGAGCACCCCGGTCCCCGCTGCCGGCCCTGTCACCCGAGCACCGCGC